One Algibacter sp. L3A6 genomic region harbors:
- the crcB gene encoding fluoride efflux transporter CrcB, producing the protein MKQLVFVFLGGGFGSVLRYVIGKLLNNTENGIPYGTFVANILGSLLIGIVLGLAAKHDSLSQNQTLLLATGFCGGFTTFSTFAYENHMFLKSGDFTSFAIYTIASFVVGFLAVFFGMYLAK; encoded by the coding sequence ATGAAACAACTTGTATTCGTTTTTCTGGGTGGCGGTTTTGGTAGCGTACTGCGCTATGTAATTGGTAAACTTTTAAACAACACCGAAAACGGCATACCTTACGGCACATTTGTAGCCAATATTTTGGGCAGCCTGCTTATAGGTATTGTTTTAGGTCTCGCTGCTAAACACGATTCGCTTTCACAAAACCAGACATTACTTTTAGCTACTGGTTTCTGTGGTGGTTTTACAACTTTTTCTACCTTTGCTTACGAAAACCACATGTTTTTAAAATCTGGAGATTTTACAAGTTTTGCAATTTATACTATTGCTAGTTTTGTGGTTGGATTTTTAGCAGTATTCTTTGGCATGTATTTAGCCAAATAA
- a CDS encoding cob(I)yrinic acid a,c-diamide adenosyltransferase: MKIYTKTGDNGTTALFGGTRVPKHHIRIESYGTVDELNSHLGLIRDQDINEDYKELLTEIQHKLFTVGAILATDPEKAVLKNGKDRLNIEKISIKDIERLELAMDSMNEALPEMTHFVLPGGHQTVSFCHIARCVCRRAERLATALNDLEPFEANALKYLNRLSDYLFVLARKLSLDLQANEIKWIPEKY; encoded by the coding sequence ATGAAAATTTACACTAAAACAGGCGATAACGGTACCACGGCATTATTTGGAGGTACTCGTGTACCAAAGCACCATATCCGTATAGAAAGTTACGGCACTGTAGATGAGTTAAACTCTCATTTGGGTTTAATTCGCGACCAGGACATTAACGAGGATTACAAGGAATTACTTACCGAAATTCAGCATAAATTATTTACGGTTGGCGCTATTTTGGCTACCGATCCAGAAAAAGCTGTTTTAAAAAATGGTAAAGACCGGCTTAATATCGAAAAGATATCTATTAAGGATATTGAGCGTTTAGAGCTTGCTATGGACAGTATGAACGAAGCTTTACCAGAAATGACGCATTTTGTGCTTCCAGGCGGCCATCAAACCGTGTCATTTTGTCACATAGCGCGCTGTGTATGCCGTAGAGCCGAGCGTTTAGCAACAGCACTTAACGACTTAGAACCTTTTGAAGCGAATGCTTTAAAGTATTTAAATAGACTTTCGGACTATCTTTTTGTATTGGCACGAAAGTTGTCTTTAGACTTGCAAGCAAATGAAATTAAATGGATTCCTGAAAAGTATTAA
- a CDS encoding SRPBCC family protein has protein sequence MKAFKYILFLLLITIIGSSIYIAVQPNTYTFSRSRIIEAPSTVVFNEVNDYKNWPNFSPWLEQEPLATLTYLDKTSGIDAGYAWSGDILGEGSMKTLAVEENKSITQQINFLTPFESQSDIHWSFETENNGTKVTWTMSGKQDFMTKMYTAFSGPIEESVAPDFDRGLFKLDSIAVASMKKYSINVAGVTQHGGGYYLYNTASCKINELSTKMQNMLPKVIAYAENNNIQTAGKPFVNYHQWDEENNAVMFSCCVPTTEKVISSNSDILTGQLLPFKAVKTVLKGNYTNLKEAWKKGMNYIPENGLEALENGPTIEVYSNLAENNPNPAEWLTEIYIAIKPLDD, from the coding sequence ATGAAAGCTTTTAAGTATATTTTATTTCTTTTACTTATTACAATTATAGGCTCATCTATATATATTGCGGTGCAACCCAACACGTATACGTTTTCTAGAAGTAGAATAATTGAGGCTCCAAGCACTGTGGTTTTTAATGAAGTGAATGATTATAAAAACTGGCCAAACTTCTCTCCATGGCTTGAACAAGAACCGCTAGCAACACTTACTTATTTAGATAAAACCAGTGGTATTGATGCAGGTTATGCCTGGAGCGGAGACATTTTAGGAGAAGGCAGCATGAAGACTTTAGCTGTTGAAGAAAACAAATCTATAACACAACAAATTAATTTTCTAACACCTTTTGAAAGCCAATCGGATATTCATTGGTCTTTTGAGACTGAAAACAATGGTACAAAAGTAACTTGGACCATGAGTGGGAAGCAAGATTTTATGACTAAAATGTATACCGCTTTTTCTGGACCTATTGAAGAATCTGTTGCTCCCGATTTTGATCGTGGTTTATTTAAACTAGATAGCATTGCCGTTGCTAGCATGAAAAAATACAGCATTAATGTTGCTGGAGTTACTCAACACGGTGGTGGCTACTATTTATACAACACCGCTTCTTGTAAAATAAACGAACTTTCTACAAAAATGCAGAATATGCTACCTAAAGTTATAGCTTACGCTGAAAATAATAACATACAAACCGCAGGTAAACCTTTTGTAAATTACCATCAATGGGATGAAGAGAATAATGCCGTTATGTTTTCATGTTGTGTACCAACAACCGAAAAAGTAATATCTAGTAATAGCGATATATTAACGGGACAACTACTGCCATTTAAAGCTGTAAAAACGGTTTTAAAAGGAAATTACACCAACTTAAAAGAAGCATGGAAAAAAGGCATGAATTATATTCCTGAAAATGGATTAGAAGCTTTAGAAAACGGACCGACTATAGAAGTCTATAGTAATTTAGCCGAAAACAACCCAAATCCTGCAGAATGGCTAACCGAAATATACATTGCCATAAAACCACTTGATGATTAA
- a CDS encoding DUF5723 family protein, which yields MKKISLVVLLLVGSFGAKAQSYVGFLTDNYSGVNSVIANPANITDSRFKTDINIVGVSAFAGNDYYGVNLLDALKDDYDFDLDAKKSPSTDNNAAINLDVMGPAFMFNLTETSSLAIFTRARSMVNVTEINGETIDNVDDDTTDDFIVNEGDFTTFAQAWAEVGVTYARVLMNKEEHFLKGGLTVKYLQGGGTAYAYGKNVTVDYDADGTNPTTGSLDTTGELTYGYYDNFDNDDYDYELPDASGFGADLGFVYEWRPDYRDYQTTNADGDTYSHKYENKYKLKLGISITDIGQINYKEGTQEVFDINGTNINEDDFDNGDDFADALENIYGIGTVTNGYKVKLPTAVHLNADYSFTKRFFLNLNTDFSLIAKGKEKASRIANMVSLTPRFESKWFSFYVPVSLVQYNGFQAGAGFRAGPLYIGSGSVITALAGDNTKGADVYAGLKVPVYQGKPRDRDNDGIIDKLDGCPKEAGPAENNGCPWLDSDVDGVMDNDDNCPEVAGPKENKGCPWGDTDNDGVLDNIDICPKVAGPVENSGCPWKDTDNDGVADKDDECVDVAGTVANKGCPEVIVPTVEVQATLNAYAKTILFNSGKSSIKTESNKVLAEIVNILGEYPDAKFSIEGHTDSSGGDTLNQRLSDARANAVKAYLVKNGVDEFRLSAIGFGETRPIATNATSAGRADNRRVEINLVK from the coding sequence ATGAAAAAAATCTCATTAGTAGTATTATTACTTGTAGGTTCCTTCGGTGCTAAGGCTCAGTCTTACGTAGGGTTTCTTACAGATAATTACAGCGGTGTAAATAGCGTTATTGCTAACCCTGCTAATATTACAGATTCTCGTTTTAAAACAGATATTAACATTGTAGGTGTTAGTGCTTTTGCAGGTAACGACTATTATGGCGTTAACCTTTTGGATGCACTTAAAGATGATTACGATTTTGATTTAGATGCCAAAAAATCGCCATCTACAGATAACAATGCAGCTATTAATTTAGATGTTATGGGGCCAGCATTTATGTTTAATTTAACCGAAACTAGCTCTTTAGCTATTTTTACTAGAGCACGCTCTATGGTTAATGTAACCGAAATTAATGGAGAAACTATTGATAATGTTGATGATGACACTACCGATGATTTTATTGTAAACGAAGGTGATTTTACAACCTTTGCTCAAGCTTGGGCAGAAGTAGGTGTAACTTATGCTAGAGTTTTAATGAACAAAGAAGAACACTTTTTAAAAGGTGGTCTTACAGTAAAGTATTTACAAGGTGGTGGTACTGCTTATGCTTATGGTAAAAATGTAACTGTAGATTATGATGCCGATGGTACAAATCCAACTACAGGAAGTTTAGATACTACAGGTGAGTTAACTTATGGTTATTATGATAATTTCGATAATGATGATTATGATTACGAACTTCCAGATGCTTCTGGTTTTGGTGCAGATTTAGGTTTTGTTTACGAATGGAGACCAGATTATAGAGACTACCAAACAACTAATGCAGATGGTGATACATATAGTCATAAGTACGAAAACAAATACAAATTAAAATTAGGTATTTCTATTACAGATATCGGTCAAATTAACTACAAAGAGGGAACTCAAGAAGTTTTTGATATTAACGGTACAAACATTAATGAAGACGATTTTGATAATGGTGACGATTTTGCAGATGCTTTAGAAAATATCTACGGTATTGGTACAGTAACTAATGGTTACAAAGTAAAGTTACCAACGGCTGTTCATTTAAATGCAGATTATAGCTTTACTAAGCGTTTCTTTTTAAACTTAAATACTGATTTTTCTCTTATTGCTAAAGGAAAAGAAAAAGCGAGTCGTATTGCAAACATGGTATCATTAACTCCTCGTTTTGAGAGTAAATGGTTTAGTTTTTACGTGCCAGTAAGTTTAGTACAGTATAACGGATTTCAAGCAGGAGCAGGATTTAGAGCAGGACCTTTATACATTGGTTCTGGATCTGTAATTACTGCTTTAGCGGGTGATAATACAAAAGGTGCCGATGTTTATGCAGGTTTAAAAGTGCCAGTATACCAAGGTAAGCCAAGAGATAGAGATAATGATGGTATTATCGATAAGTTAGATGGTTGTCCTAAAGAAGCAGGACCAGCTGAGAACAACGGTTGTCCATGGTTAGATAGTGATGTAGATGGTGTTATGGATAATGACGATAATTGTCCAGAAGTTGCCGGTCCTAAAGAAAATAAAGGTTGTCCTTGGGGAGATACAGATAATGATGGTGTTTTAGACAATATCGATATTTGTCCTAAAGTTGCAGGTCCTGTAGAAAACAGTGGTTGCCCATGGAAAGATACAGATAACGATGGTGTAGCAGACAAAGATGACGAATGTGTAGACGTTGCTGGTACAGTAGCAAACAAAGGTTGTCCTGAAGTAATTGTACCTACAGTAGAGGTTCAAGCAACTTTAAATGCTTACGCTAAAACTATTTTGTTTAACTCTGGAAAATCTTCTATTAAAACAGAATCTAATAAAGTGTTAGCTGAAATTGTAAACATTTTAGGTGAATATCCTGATGCTAAATTTTCTATTGAAGGTCACACAGATAGTTCTGGAGGAGATACTTTAAACCAAAGACTATCAGATGCTAGAGCAAATGCTGTAAAAGCTTATTTAGTAAAAAATGGTGTAGATGAGTTTAGATTATCTGCTATTGGTTTTGGTGAAACTAGACCAATTGCTACTAATGCAACATCTGCTGGTAGAGCTGATAACAGAAGAGTAGAAATTAACTTAGTTAAGTAA
- the secA gene encoding preprotein translocase subunit SecA has product MTFLDSILKVFVGDKSKQDVKAITPIVKQITTYEAALEALSHDQLRAKTAEFKAKIAEATQATNDTIASLVNEAESTEDIDRREDIYQEIDKLKDEAYKITEDVLNTILPEAFAVVKETAKRFTKNTQISVTASEFDRSISADKAYVSLEGDQATWANSWDAAGKAITWDMVHYDVQLIGGIAMHQGKIAEMQTGEGKTLVATLPVYLNALAGKGVHLVTVNDYLAKRDSAWMAPIFEFHGLSVACIDYFKPNSPERKAAYNADITYGTNNEFGFDYLRDNMAHSPDDLVQRPHHYAIVDEVDSVLVDDARTPLIISGPIPQGERHEFTELKPKVDDIVTVQRKYLTGVLAEAKKLIKDGDTKEGGLKLLRVYRGIPKNKALIKFLSEEGVKQLLQKTENYFMADNNREMPKVDEELYYVIEEKNNQVELTDKGVEYISGKDNPDFFILPEIGLEIAKIESQGLSKEDEAEQKEDLYKDFGVKSERIHTLNQLLKAYALFEKDTQYVVMENKVMIVDEQTGRIMDGRRYSDGLHQAIEAKENVKIEDATQTFATVTLQNYFRMYRKLSGMTGTAVTEAGEFWEIYELDVVEIPTNRPIARDDKEDLVYKTKREKYNAVIDDVTKLAEAGRPVLIGTTSVEISELLGKMLSIRKIPHNVLNAKQHKKEADIVDQAGKSGQVTIATNMAGRGTDIKLSAEVKAAGGLAIVGTERHDSRRVDRQLRGRAGRQGDPGSSQFYVSLEDNLMRLFGSERIAKMMDKMGLQEGEVIQHSMISKSIERAQKKVEENQFGVRKRLLEYDDVMNAQREVVYKRRHHALFGERLRVDLANMIFDTSEGIVETNKAASDFKNFEFELIRYFSMSSPVTEAEFGKLAAQDITAKIYKAAFENYKEKMMRNAESAFPVIKNVFETQGDKFKRIVVPFTDGIKTLNVVTDLEKAYETQGKQLITDFEKNITLAIIDDAWKTHLRKMDELKQSVQLAVHEQKDPLLIYKFEAFELFKAMIDEVNKDVISFLFKGELPQETQNTIQEARDRKQENLNTQKEEIPNLDERSAQSRAAGNTQSQQQQVTETIVRDQPKIGRNDRVTIKNVMNGENKTVKFKQAEPLLAKGEWVIVEE; this is encoded by the coding sequence ATGACATTTTTAGATTCTATACTAAAGGTATTTGTTGGCGATAAATCGAAACAAGATGTAAAAGCCATTACGCCTATAGTTAAACAAATTACTACATACGAGGCGGCTTTAGAAGCATTATCGCACGATCAATTAAGAGCAAAAACAGCCGAATTTAAAGCTAAAATTGCCGAAGCCACTCAAGCTACCAATGACACTATTGCGAGCTTAGTTAACGAAGCAGAATCTACAGAAGATATTGACCGTCGTGAAGATATTTATCAAGAAATTGATAAATTGAAAGACGAGGCTTATAAAATTACCGAAGATGTTTTAAATACTATTTTACCAGAAGCTTTTGCTGTGGTAAAAGAAACAGCAAAACGTTTTACAAAAAACACACAAATTTCTGTTACCGCTAGTGAGTTCGATAGATCTATTTCTGCCGATAAAGCTTATGTTAGTCTAGAAGGCGACCAAGCTACTTGGGCAAACTCTTGGGATGCTGCAGGAAAAGCTATTACTTGGGATATGGTGCATTATGATGTGCAACTTATTGGTGGTATTGCTATGCACCAAGGTAAAATTGCAGAAATGCAAACGGGTGAAGGTAAAACATTAGTTGCAACCCTACCTGTTTACTTAAATGCACTTGCTGGTAAAGGTGTGCATTTAGTAACGGTGAACGATTACTTAGCAAAACGTGATAGCGCGTGGATGGCTCCAATTTTTGAGTTCCATGGTTTAAGCGTTGCTTGTATAGATTATTTTAAACCAAACTCGCCAGAACGTAAAGCGGCTTACAATGCCGATATTACTTATGGTACTAATAACGAATTTGGTTTCGATTACTTACGTGATAACATGGCACATTCGCCAGACGATTTAGTACAACGCCCACACCACTACGCTATTGTAGATGAGGTGGATTCGGTTTTAGTTGATGATGCGCGTACGCCGTTAATTATTTCTGGTCCAATACCACAAGGTGAGCGTCACGAATTTACAGAACTTAAGCCAAAGGTTGACGATATTGTAACGGTACAACGTAAGTATTTAACAGGTGTTTTAGCAGAAGCTAAAAAACTTATTAAAGATGGAGATACTAAAGAAGGTGGTTTAAAATTACTACGTGTTTATCGTGGTATTCCAAAAAACAAAGCCCTTATTAAGTTTTTATCTGAAGAAGGTGTTAAACAATTATTACAAAAAACCGAAAACTATTTCATGGCAGATAACAACCGTGAAATGCCAAAGGTTGATGAGGAATTGTACTATGTAATTGAAGAGAAAAACAACCAGGTTGAATTAACAGATAAAGGAGTTGAGTATATTTCTGGAAAGGATAACCCAGATTTCTTCATCTTACCAGAAATTGGACTTGAAATTGCTAAAATTGAAAGTCAAGGTCTTTCTAAAGAAGACGAGGCTGAACAAAAAGAGGATTTATATAAAGATTTTGGTGTAAAATCCGAACGTATTCATACCTTAAATCAGCTTTTAAAAGCTTATGCTTTATTTGAAAAAGACACCCAATATGTGGTGATGGAAAATAAAGTAATGATTGTAGATGAGCAAACGGGGCGTATTATGGATGGCCGTCGTTACTCTGATGGGTTACACCAAGCGATTGAAGCTAAAGAAAATGTAAAAATTGAAGATGCTACCCAAACTTTTGCAACGGTAACACTACAAAATTACTTTAGAATGTACCGCAAACTAAGTGGTATGACGGGTACAGCTGTTACAGAAGCTGGTGAGTTCTGGGAAATTTACGAATTGGATGTTGTAGAAATACCAACCAACCGCCCTATTGCTCGTGATGATAAAGAAGATTTAGTTTATAAAACTAAGCGTGAAAAATACAATGCGGTTATTGATGATGTTACCAAATTAGCAGAAGCTGGACGCCCAGTTTTAATTGGTACAACATCGGTAGAAATTAGTGAATTGCTTGGTAAAATGCTTAGCATTCGTAAAATACCTCACAATGTATTAAACGCGAAACAACATAAAAAAGAGGCTGATATTGTAGATCAGGCTGGTAAATCTGGACAAGTAACTATCGCAACCAATATGGCTGGTCGTGGTACCGATATTAAATTATCTGCCGAGGTTAAAGCTGCTGGAGGTTTAGCAATTGTTGGTACAGAACGTCACGATTCTCGTCGTGTAGACAGACAGTTACGTGGTCGTGCCGGTCGTCAAGGAGATCCAGGAAGTTCTCAATTTTATGTATCTCTAGAAGATAATTTAATGAGATTGTTTGGTAGTGAGCGTATTGCCAAAATGATGGATAAAATGGGATTACAAGAAGGTGAAGTGATTCAGCATTCTATGATTTCTAAGTCTATTGAGCGTGCACAGAAAAAAGTTGAAGAAAATCAATTTGGAGTTCGTAAGCGTTTATTAGAATATGATGATGTTATGAACGCGCAACGTGAAGTTGTTTATAAACGTCGTCACCATGCATTATTTGGAGAACGTTTACGTGTAGATTTAGCAAATATGATTTTCGATACATCGGAAGGTATTGTTGAAACGAACAAAGCTGCTAGCGATTTTAAAAATTTCGAATTCGAATTAATTCGTTATTTCTCAATGAGCTCTCCAGTAACCGAAGCTGAATTCGGAAAACTTGCTGCTCAAGATATTACTGCTAAAATTTACAAAGCGGCATTTGAGAATTACAAAGAAAAAATGATGCGTAATGCAGAAAGTGCATTCCCTGTTATTAAAAACGTATTTGAAACTCAAGGCGATAAATTTAAGCGTATTGTGGTGCCTTTTACCGATGGAATTAAAACACTAAATGTTGTTACCGATTTAGAAAAAGCATACGAAACTCAAGGAAAACAATTAATTACAGATTTCGAGAAGAACATTACTTTAGCCATTATTGATGATGCTTGGAAAACGCATTTACGCAAAATGGACGAACTTAAGCAATCGGTACAATTAGCAGTGCACGAACAAAAAGACCCGTTACTTATCTATAAATTCGAAGCTTTCGAATTGTTTAAAGCCATGATTGATGAAGTGAATAAAGATGTAATTTCATTCTTATTTAAAGGTGAATTACCTCAGGAAACACAAAACACGATTCAAGAAGCTCGCGATAGAAAACAGGAAAACTTGAATACTCAAAAAGAGGAAATTCCTAATTTAGACGAACGTTCTGCACAAAGCAGAGCTGCTGGAAATACACAATCGCAACAGCAACAAGTTACAGAAACGATAGTGCGTGATCAACCAAAAATTGGTAGAAACGATCGTG
- a CDS encoding DUF2795 domain-containing protein, with translation MYWTLELASYLSDAPWPATKDELIDYAIRTGAPLEVVENLQSIEDEGDSYDSIEEIWSDYPTDEDYLWNEDEY, from the coding sequence ATGTATTGGACTTTAGAATTAGCATCTTATTTAAGTGATGCACCTTGGCCTGCAACCAAAGACGAATTGATAGATTACGCCATTAGAACTGGTGCACCTTTAGAGGTTGTAGAAAATTTACAGTCGATTGAGGACGAAGGTGATTCGTACGATTCGATTGAGGAAATATGGTCGGATTACCCTACAGATGAAGATTATCTGTGGAATGAAGATGAATATTAA
- a CDS encoding O-methyltransferase, whose amino-acid sequence MYQIIQYFKFLLKSTNEHGVHSPFVYDLITKCFYDKKNYPDYKTIIDYKAALLKNNNLIQVTDLGAGSQVMKQEKRSISKMAKNAGSTNNHAKLLYRLSNYFKPENSLELGTSLGIATAALHLGNPKANIKTIEGCPNISTLSKSNFEAFKLKNIEVIIGNFNDEIEQLKTNNSYDLIFFDGNHKKQATLDYFEALLETAHNDSVFIFDDIYWSKGMTEAWEIIKKHPKVKVTVDTFFWGFVFFRKEQVREDFIIRV is encoded by the coding sequence GTGTATCAAATTATTCAATATTTTAAATTTCTTTTAAAATCGACCAATGAGCACGGTGTGCACTCCCCTTTTGTGTACGATTTAATTACCAAGTGCTTTTACGATAAAAAAAACTACCCAGATTATAAAACAATAATCGATTATAAAGCAGCACTTCTAAAGAATAATAACCTTATACAAGTAACCGATTTAGGCGCTGGTTCTCAGGTTATGAAACAGGAAAAACGCAGCATTTCTAAAATGGCTAAAAACGCGGGGTCTACCAATAATCACGCAAAACTACTATATAGATTATCAAACTACTTTAAACCCGAAAACAGCTTAGAATTAGGTACGTCTTTAGGCATAGCTACAGCAGCTTTACATTTAGGAAATCCCAAAGCTAACATTAAAACTATTGAAGGCTGCCCTAATATTTCCACCTTATCTAAATCTAATTTTGAAGCTTTTAAGCTAAAAAACATTGAAGTGATAATAGGTAATTTTAATGATGAAATTGAACAACTTAAAACCAATAATAGTTACGATTTAATTTTCTTTGATGGTAACCATAAAAAGCAAGCCACTTTAGATTATTTCGAAGCGCTTTTAGAAACGGCTCACAACGATTCTGTTTTTATATTTGATGATATTTATTGGTCTAAAGGCATGACCGAAGCATGGGAAATAATAAAAAAACATCCGAAAGTAAAAGTTACTGTAGATACTTTTTTCTGGGGATTTGTATTCTTTAGGAAAGAGCAAGTTCGTGAAGATTTTATTATTCGTGTTTAA